In the Lascolabacillus massiliensis genome, one interval contains:
- a CDS encoding DUF3267 domain-containing protein, whose amino-acid sequence MLSLEQYKKEKKTIDIYEASKLAVVLFFVPLILLGLPFYFLWRPVLQFYWYDILIFSLLFIVGIVLHELIHGLIFGLFAESGFKSIRFGILWSPITPYCHCVEPLKLRHYIIAALMPAIILGLIPAVISLFNGNLMLLIIGVFFISAAAGDIMVIWILRKESMETLVLDHPSEPGCFIYRKHSR is encoded by the coding sequence ATGCTGAGTTTAGAACAATACAAAAAAGAAAAGAAAACCATAGATATTTATGAAGCAAGTAAACTGGCGGTTGTTTTATTTTTTGTTCCTTTAATTCTGTTAGGATTGCCATTTTACTTTCTCTGGCGTCCTGTATTACAGTTCTATTGGTATGATATATTAATATTTTCTTTACTTTTTATTGTTGGCATTGTACTTCATGAACTAATTCATGGCTTAATATTTGGATTATTTGCTGAAAGCGGATTCAAAAGCATAAGATTTGGAATTTTATGGAGTCCAATAACACCATACTGTCATTGTGTTGAACCATTGAAGTTGAGACATTACATTATTGCTGCTTTAATGCCAGCCATCATATTGGGTCTTATTCCAGCTGTAATATCTCTTTTTAACGGTAATCTGATGTTACTTATTATAGGTGTTTTTTTTATAAGTGCTGCTGCAGGTGATATCATGGTGATATGGATTCTTCGGAAAGAGAGTATGGAGACTCTTGTTCTGGATCACCCTAGTGAGCCGG
- a CDS encoding nucleoside hydrolase, with protein MAYALLSEDKLTVEAIYAAPYFNDRSESPSDGMEKSYQEILRLLDFMNRPSDGLVFRGSTEYLQDISKPIRSDAALDLVSKAMKSTPDNPLYIVSTGCITNVASAILIEPQIIKNIVVVWLGGNDLNWPTQKEFNLMQDVLAAQVVLNSGVPLVITPCRPVVSHFTTTIPELELYLKGKNDLSNYLYEIVKGYNSQNLDAWSKEIWDVVAIAYLINPSWDRQT; from the coding sequence ATGGCCTATGCACTCTTATCAGAAGACAAACTAACTGTTGAAGCAATTTATGCAGCACCCTATTTTAATGACCGGTCTGAAAGTCCTTCAGATGGTATGGAAAAAAGTTATCAAGAGATATTAAGACTGCTAGATTTTATGAACAGACCTTCAGATGGATTAGTTTTCCGAGGATCAACGGAGTATTTGCAAGACATTTCAAAGCCAATCCGAAGCGATGCAGCACTTGATCTGGTATCCAAAGCTATGAAGAGTACTCCTGATAATCCTTTGTATATTGTTTCAACTGGTTGCATCACCAATGTTGCATCAGCGATTCTTATAGAACCTCAGATAATTAAAAACATAGTTGTTGTTTGGTTAGGAGGCAATGATTTAAACTGGCCAACACAAAAAGAGTTCAATTTAATGCAGGATGTTTTAGCAGCTCAGGTTGTACTAAACTCAGGTGTCCCATTAGTTATAACCCCTTGCAGACCTGTTGTGTCACATTTTACAACTACAATACCGGAGCTGGAATTGTACCTTAAAGGGAAAAACGATTTATCCAACTATTTATATGAAATTGTTAAAGGATATAATAGTCAAAACCTGGATGCATGGTCAAAGGAGATATGGGATGTAGTGGCTATAGCCTATTTAATTAATCCATCCTGGGACAGACAAACTTAG
- a CDS encoding 3'-5' exonuclease: protein MRSFAAIDFETANEQRTSVCSVGVVIVRNGEITDSFYSLIRPEPEYYCYWNMKIHGITFEDTVDAPIFPDVWCQIEPLIEGLPLIAHNKSFDESCLKACFRMYQMDYPEYEFHCTLQNARMLLKGLPDYKLYTVSAYCGYKLENHHHALADAEACAQIALRIMVED, encoded by the coding sequence ATGAGAAGTTTTGCCGCAATAGATTTTGAGACTGCCAATGAACAACGAACCAGTGTATGCAGCGTAGGTGTAGTAATCGTGCGCAATGGCGAAATAACAGATAGCTTTTATAGTCTTATTCGTCCCGAACCGGAATATTATTGTTACTGGAACATGAAAATTCATGGTATCACCTTTGAAGATACAGTAGATGCGCCAATATTCCCGGATGTATGGTGTCAGATTGAACCTCTAATTGAAGGACTCCCTCTGATCGCACATAACAAGAGTTTTGATGAGAGTTGCCTTAAAGCCTGTTTCCGTATGTATCAGATGGACTATCCCGAATATGAGTTTCACTGCACACTGCAGAATGCAAGGATGCTACTGAAAGGATTGCCCGACTATAAACTATATACTGTCTCCGCCTACTGTGGATATAAACTAGAAAACCACCATCACGCTTTGGCTGATGCAGAAGCATGTGCTCAGATTGCATTAAGGATAATGGTTGAGGATTAA